In the genome of Hyphomicrobium sp. ghe19, the window TGATGTTAAAGCACATCATTGGGCACGCCGATCGTCGCGACCAATGATGTGCTTTATCATCACGCTGAATGCCGTCCGCTGCAGGATGTCGTCACCTGCATTCGCGAGAAGACGACGCTTCGTGAAGCGGGTCTTCGGCTCGAGGCCAACGCCGAGCGATACATCAAAAGCCCCGAGGAAATGGCGTATCTCTTCAGGGGCCACGAAGCGGCGCTGGCGCGGACGCTCGATATCGTGGACGCCTGCCGCTTTTCGCTCGGCGATCTCAGATACGAATATCCAGACGAGCCTGTGCCTCCAGGCAAGACCCCGCAGGAGCATCTCGTCGAGCTGACCTGGAAAGGTGCGCAAAGCCACTTTCCCGAAGGCTTGCCGGAAAAAGTTCGGGACACGATTGAGAAAGAGCTCAAGCTGATCGGCGAGCTCAAATTCGCGCCGTATTTTCTGACCGTCCACGACATCGTTGCGTTCGCGAGATCCAAGGACATTCTCTGCCAGGGGCGTGGTTCGGCTGCGAATTCGGTCGTCTGCTATTGCCTCGGCATTACGGCGGTGAACCCGATCGAGGTCAATCTGCTCTTCGAGCGTTTCATCTCGTCTGCGCGTCTGGAGCCGCCCGACATCGATGTCGATTTCGAACACGAGCGGCGCGAAGAGGTCATTCAATGGATCTATGAACGCTATGGCCGCGACCGTGCGGGGCTGACCGCAACCGTCATTTCGTATCGTTCGCGATCGGCCGTGCGCGATGTCGGCAAGGTGTTCGGCCTTTCGGAAGATACGATCTCGGCGCTTGCCGGCATGGTGTGGGGAACGCATGGGGGCGGCGTTCCAAAAAAACACGTGCGCGGCGCGGGGCTCGATCCGGCGGACCGGACGCTTGCTGCGGCGATGAAGCTTGCGCAGGAATTGATGGGATTTCCGCGGCATCTGTCGCAGCACGTCGGCGGCTTCGTGCTGACGCGCGGTCCTTTGGTCGAGGTCGTGCCGGTCGGCAATGCGGCGATGGCTGACCGCACCTTCATCGAATGGGACAAGGATGACATCGCGGCGCTGGGATTGATGAAGGTAGACGTTCTGGCGCTCGGCATGCTGACCTGCATCCGCAAGGCTTTCGATCTGATCGAGAAGCATCATGGCGAGACGTATACGCTCGCAACCGTGCCGCGTGCGAACAAGCCGACTTACGATATGCTGTGCCGTGCGGATTCCCTCGGCGTGTTCCAGGTCGAAAGCCGGGCGCAGATGAACATGCTGCCAAGGCTGAAGCCGCAGGAATTCTATGATCTCGTCATTGAGGTCGCGATCGTGCGTCCGGGGCCGATCCAAGGCGACATGGTGCATCCCTATCTCAGGCGCCGCAACGAACTCGAGGCCGTAGTCTATCCTTATCCCAAGGGTGGCGACGAGGACGAACTCAAGAATATTCTCGGCAAGACATTAGGCGTGCCGCTTTTTCAAGAGCAGGCGATGCGCATTGCGATGGTTGCCGCCAAGTTCAACGATAAGGAGGTCAACGATCTCCGGCGGGCGATGGCAACGTTTCGCCGTGTCGGCACGATCGGTCTGCTAGAAGAGAAGATGGTCTCGCGCATGGTCGAGCGCGGCTATGAAGAGGAATTTGCGGCGCGCTGTTTTGCGCAGATCAAGGGCTTCGGCGAATACGGCTTTCCCGAGAGCCATGCGGCGAGCTTCGCACTGCTCGTCTATGTGTCGTCCTGGATCAAATGTCATTATCCGGCGGCGTTTGCGTGCGCGCTTTTGAATTCGCAGCCGATGGGATTTTATGCGCCCGCGCAGATCGTGCGCGATGCTCACGAGCACGGGGTGGAGGTTCGGGAGACGGACGTCAATTTCTCCGACTGGGATTCGACATTGGAGCGGACACTCGAAGGAGGCCGTCCCGCGTTGAGGCTCGGACTGCGTCTCATCGATGGCCTCAGCGAAGCCGACATTCATGAGGTTCCGGAAAAAGATCCGGAGAAGAAGCAGGCTTTGCACCGAAAATTCCCGACGCTCATTCCGCCGTCACCTCCGACTGCGCATGGGACGCAGAAGCACGGGACGAACAGAAGATTTCAAGGCATTGCGGATGTCGCAAAGCGCGGAAGCGTCAGCACGCTCGAGAAGCTTGCGGCGGCGGATGCGTTTCGCTCGCTGGGGCTCGATCGCCGGCAGGCTCTGTGGGAAGTCAAAGCGCTCTCCAATGCGCCGCCGCTGCCACTCTTTTCCTGGAGCGAGACGCAGGACGTTGGGAAGGAGGCCGACGTCAAATTGCCCGAGATGGCGCTCTCAGAGCATGTGGTCAACGATTACCAGACGCTGCGTCTTTCGCTCAAGGCGCATCCGATGTCGTTTCTGCGCGAGGATTTTCGCCGCGAGCGCGTGCTTTCCTGCAAGGAGTTGGCCAATGCGAAAAACGACTCCTTCGTTCGGGTGGCGGGCGTCGTGCTCGTCCGGCAACGGCCGGGGACGGGGAACGTCGTGTTCATGACGATCGAGGATGAGACCGGCATTGCCAATGTCATCATCTGGCCGAAGCTGCTCGAACGTTTTCGCAAGGTCGTGATGACGTCGCGGCTCATCGTGATTGAAGGGCGTCTTCAAAGGCAGGTCGAGAAGCACGCGGATATCATTCACGTGGTGTCGACGAAGCTTATCGACAGAAGCGATTGGCTGCTGCGTCTTTCGGAATGGGCTGCGGATATGGACGTGCCGGTGGCGAATGCGGATGAGGTGCTGCACCCGGAGCCCGGCTCCGCGCATCCGAGCCGAAAAGACGACCGGCGTATTCATCCGCGTTTC includes:
- a CDS encoding error-prone DNA polymerase, with the protein product MGTPIVATNDVLYHHAECRPLQDVVTCIREKTTLREAGLRLEANAERYIKSPEEMAYLFRGHEAALARTLDIVDACRFSLGDLRYEYPDEPVPPGKTPQEHLVELTWKGAQSHFPEGLPEKVRDTIEKELKLIGELKFAPYFLTVHDIVAFARSKDILCQGRGSAANSVVCYCLGITAVNPIEVNLLFERFISSARLEPPDIDVDFEHERREEVIQWIYERYGRDRAGLTATVISYRSRSAVRDVGKVFGLSEDTISALAGMVWGTHGGGVPKKHVRGAGLDPADRTLAAAMKLAQELMGFPRHLSQHVGGFVLTRGPLVEVVPVGNAAMADRTFIEWDKDDIAALGLMKVDVLALGMLTCIRKAFDLIEKHHGETYTLATVPRANKPTYDMLCRADSLGVFQVESRAQMNMLPRLKPQEFYDLVIEVAIVRPGPIQGDMVHPYLRRRNELEAVVYPYPKGGDEDELKNILGKTLGVPLFQEQAMRIAMVAAKFNDKEVNDLRRAMATFRRVGTIGLLEEKMVSRMVERGYEEEFAARCFAQIKGFGEYGFPESHAASFALLVYVSSWIKCHYPAAFACALLNSQPMGFYAPAQIVRDAHEHGVEVRETDVNFSDWDSTLERTLEGGRPALRLGLRLIDGLSEADIHEVPEKDPEKKQALHRKFPTLIPPSPPTAHGTQKHGTNRRFQGIADVAKRGSVSTLEKLAAADAFRSLGLDRRQALWEVKALSNAPPLPLFSWSETQDVGKEADVKLPEMALSEHVVNDYQTLRLSLKAHPMSFLREDFRRERVLSCKELANAKNDSFVRVAGVVLVRQRPGTGNVVFMTIEDETGIANVIIWPKLLERFRKVVMTSRLIVIEGRLQRQVEKHADIIHVVSTKLIDRSDWLLRLSEWAADMDVPVANADEVLHPEPGSAHPSRKDDRRIHPRFSREPKPRHPRNVRVIPKSRDFH